The DNA window CTTGTCCACTTCCAGCGCCTCGCCCTGCAGCGACGACGTCAGCGCATCACGGATCGGCTCGATCATCGAATACGGCATGCAGAAGTGGATCTGGCCGGATACCGAACCCAGCTCGACCGTGAACGTGGACGCCACCACCACCTCGTTCGGCGTGGCGATGTTGGCGAACTGCGTGTTCATCTCCGAACGGATATATTCGAACTCGACCGGGAAGACCGGTTCCCACGACTTCGTGTACGCCTCGAACACGATATCGAGGATGCGCAGGATGATGCGCTGTTCCGTGGCCGTGAAATCGCGGCCTTCCACGCGCGTGTGGAAACGGCCGTCGCCGCCGAACAGGTTGTCGACCAGCAGGAACACAAGGCCCGGGTCGAACACCATCAGCGCGGTACCGCGCAGCGGCTTCATGTGCACCAGGTTCAGGTTCGTCGGCACCACCAGGTTGCGGATGAACTCGCTGTATTTCGACACGCGCACCGACCCCACCGATACCTCGGCGCTGCGGCGCAGGAAGTTGAACAGCCCAACGCGCAGCAGGCGGGCGAAGCGCTCGTTGATGATCTCGAGCGTCGGCATCCGGCCGCGCACGATGCGTTCCTGCGTGGCCAAGTTATAGGTCCTGACCCCCGCGACTTCTTCCGGCGCCGCAACGTCGTCCTGGTCGCCGTTGACGCCCTTCAGCAGGGCATCGACTTCTTCCTGGGAGAGAAAATTATCCGCCATGGTTGCGTTGGATGCTGGTGTCTATTGGATAATAAACGAGGTAAACAATACTTCCGACACTTCCTGCTCGTCGCCGTGATCCTGGAACGGTTCGTTCACCTGCTTCATGATCTCTTCCGCGAGAGCGGTCTTGCCTTCCGGCGTATTGATTTCCGACGCCTTCTTCGACGACAGCAGCAGCAGGATGCGGCTGCGCACCTTCGGCATATTGTTCTTGATGGCGTCCGACTGCTCGGCATCGGGCACCTGCAGCGTGAAGGCCAGTTGCAGGTACTGCTCGCCTTCCTCGGGGTTCAGGTTCACCGTAAACGGTTCGACCGGCACGTAGACCGGCGGGCCTTCGTCCTGCTTTTTCTTTTTCTTCTTCTTGGGCTTGGCGGTTTCTTCCTCGTGCTCCGCTTCGGCGGCATCGCCCCCCTTCATGAGGAAGAATGCGGCCGCGCCGCCGCCGCCCAGCACGAGCACCAGCACGGCGATGAGAATGATGACCAGTTTCTTGCTGCCGCCACCGGCGGGCGCCGCTTCTGCCTTCGGGTCAGCTTTCATGTGTTGTTCCGCTTTCGACTCTGCTTGTCATGCATGCTCCTGCAATGCACGGTGGATACTTATCGCCATTATGGCATTATCGGCAGAGACGGCGCGTCGGGATACGCGGAACAGCGGGCAAGAAACCCGCCAGCTCTGCAGTATGGGGAACGCGCCGGAATCAGGCGAAGGTGTCGACGGCGCCCAGCACCGTGCGGCGAATGACCGGCTGGGCTTCCTCGGCGGCATCCGCATCGCCGCCGTCGCCATAACGGCCGCCGCCCCGGCTGCCGCGGGCCTGTTCGGCAAATGCCTGCTGCTGTTCCTGCGAACCCGCGGACACGCTGGCGTCGCCCAGCGTAATGCCGGCCTCGCTCATCATCTCGCGCAACTTCGGCAACGCGTTTTCGATTGCCTGCCGGGTTTCCGGCTGGTGCGCCGTGAAGGTGGCGGTCGCCGAATCGTTCGATACGCTCAGCACCACCTGCAGCGGGCCGAGATCCGGCGGATTGAGCGTCAGCGAGGCGCTCTGGTCGCCGCCGGCCACCATCCACACCACTTTCTGGCCCAGCTGCTGCTCCCAGGCATTCGAACCCACGCGTGCCTGCAACTGGTTCGCGGCCACCGCATTGGCGGCCTGCACGGAGGCCGCCATGGCTTGCGCGGCAGGCGGCACCGGCTGGGCAACCGGCGCGGCATCCGCCAGGTTCGCAGCCAGTTGCGCATCGAACGCTTCGGTTTTCGCGTCGGTGGAAAGGCCACCGCCGGTCTTGAGGAGCCGGTCTTCCCCGGCATCCTGCAGGGCGGACGTGCCGCCTGCCTGGGCCTTGCCGGCCCGTGCGTCCGCGGCAAGGTCGGCCAGTGTTGCCTTGCTGGCCTTGTCCGTTTGCAGTGCCGCCAGCGCGGCGGCATCCGTATCCAGCGGGGTTTCCGGCAATTCGGCCTTGGCTTCCACCTTGGTCGCCAGCTGGCCATAGGCGGCCAGCATCGCCAGCATGCCGGCCGCCGGGTCCGCAGCGGGCACCGTGTCGGTCGCGGCTGTGTCCGTGGCGTCGTCCGCGGCCGCCTTGGCATCCCCGGCTGGCGCTGCCTCGGCGGACACGGGCTTGCCATCGCTGGCGGCCGCGTTGGCGGACGCTTCGGCACGCTCGGCCTGGCTCGCGCCCTGTGCCTGCTGGACCGGTTTTGCCGCCTGGGTAGTCCTGGATTGCCGCGCATGCGCCTGCGCGGGCGAAGGCTGTTGCTCCGGCGCGGCGCACACGGGCTGGCGGTCGATCTCGAGCGCCAGCGCGTTCTGGAAATCATTGCTGGGCAGCGACGCGCTTTTCGATGGCTGGGGCTTGTTGGGCTGCTGGCTTTGAATGGATTGGGTCTGCATGAGGCCGCCTGTGGGTATTGCCGGAAGTAGAGGTGTTTGAAAATCAACGCCGGAAGAATGCCTGGCGCGAAGCGTGCTCATCCATGGCCTTCTGGTCGCGCTTGGCTTCAACCTTTTGCTGCTTGGCTTCTTCACGGTCGCGCAGCGTGGAATACGACACGCGCTTGCGTTCGGCCGCCTGCCACGTGGCCTTTTCCAGCTCGCCGCGCTTCCTGGTCTGGCGCAGCACTTCTTCCTGGCCGTGGATGGCGGTGTCGAGCTTTTCCATGAAAGCCTGGAAGTTACGGTAAGCCATCGGCGTAATGCCCGCCTGCTGGTTCGCCAGGAACTTGCGGCTGTACTCGTCCCGATAGCCGACCAGCATGTTCAGCTTGTCTTCCGCGTCGGTGACGGCCTTCAGGGCGGCGCCCAGGCGCTTGGCCGCCTCGTCCGTCTCCGTGCGGGCCATGTCGATCAGGGTTTCTAGTTGGGATGTCGAGGCCATGATGGAAAATTATACGGAGCGCCGGCGTCATCAATCAGTCGAACAGCGTGGCCAATTGCTCCAAGCTCTCGGACATGTCCACGCGTTCCGTGATCTTTTGTTGCAGGAAATGCTCGATGCGGTCGTGCAGCTTGATGGCTTCGTCGATCTTCGGGTCCGTGCCTGGCGTGTAGGCGCCCACGGCGATCAGGTCGCGGCTGCGCTCGTAGATGGAAAACAGCTGCTTCAGGCGGCGTGCCTTGGTCTGGTGATCGTGCGACGTGATCGAGTGCATCGCCCGGCTGATGGATTGCTCGATGTCGATGGCGGGATAATGGCCCGCTTCGGCAAGGCGCCGGTTCAGCACGATGTGGCCATCCAGGATCGCACGCGCCGAGTCGGCGATCGGATCCTGCTGGTCGTCGCCTTCCGTCAGCACCGTGTAGAACGCGGTGATCGAGCCGCCGCCCAGTTCGCCGTTGCCGGCCCGCTCCACGAGCACCGGCAGCTTGGCGAACACGGAAGGCGGATAGCCCTTGGTGGCCGGCGGTTCGCCGATCGCCAGCGCGATCTCGCGCTGGGCCATCGCATAGCGCGTCAGCGAATCCATGATCAGCAGCACGTCCTTGCCCTTGTCGCGGAAATGCTCGGCAATGGCGGTGGAATAGGCGGCCCCCTGCATGCGCATCAGCGGCGGCGTATCGGCCGGCGCCGCCACGACGACGGAGCGCGCCAGGCCTTCCTCGCCCAGGATGTGTTCGATGAATTCCTTGACCTCGCGGCCCCGTTCGCCGATCAGCCCGACGACGATGACATCGGCCTCCGTGTAGCGCGCCATCATGCCGAGCAGCACCGACTTGCCGACACCGGAACCGGCAAACAGGCCCATGCGCTGGCCGCGGCCCACGGTCAGCATGCCGTTAATACAGCGCACCCCCACGTTCAGCGTTTCAACGATGGGCGCGCGGCCCAGCGGGTTGGCGGGGCGCACGTTGATGGGCGCCGACTCGGTGCAGTTGATCGGACCCAGCCCATCGAGTGGCCGGCCGGCGGCATCGACCACGCGGCCCAGCAGTTCCGGGCCCGCCGGCAACTGCCGCGCCCGGTCGCTGGTGCGGCGGCGGCGGTGCGTGACGCTGCCCGGCTTGGGGATCGTCGGCTCGATCGGGAACACGCGGGTACCCGGCACAATGCCTTCCACGTCGCTTTGCGGCATCAGGAACAGCCGGTCGCCTTCGAAGCCCACCACCTCGGCCTCCACCTTGCCGCCCGCCGGCAGCGGCACCGTGCAGGCGGCGCCCACGGCGAGGCGCAGGCCCACGGCTTCCATCACCAGGCCGGCCACGCGCGTGACCCGGCCGGACACGACCATCGGTTCCACGAAATCGAGCAGCGTGCCGCAATCGTTCAGGTAGGAACGCCAGCGGTTGGCGTGCTCCTCCGGGCCCTGGACCTGGGTATCCATTACTCGCCCTCCAGCCAGTCGAGGTTCTTGCCGACGGCGTGCGCCAGCCGCGTCCAGCGCGCCTGCACCTGTGCATCGATCTGGTTGCTCGGCGTATCGATCCGGCAGCCGCCCCGTTCAATCGACATGTCATCGCTGACGATCCAGCCGCCCTTGTCCAGTTCCTCGCCCATCGCGCCGCGGATGATCGCCGCGTCGTCCGGATGGAGGAACAGCACGGCGGGTTTCTGCATCGTGGGCAGGTAGGCGATCGCATCTTGCACGATCGGCACGATGAACTCGGGTTTTACCGGCAGCGCCTGCTTGAGCATATTGCGCGCGAGGTGCAGCGCCAGATCGAGCACGTCGTTGGCGATCAGCTGGTCGGCGCCGCGCAGCGCTTCCGAGAAATTGTTGGCGAGATCGGCCAGCGGGGCGAGCGCCGCCTTCAACGCTTCCTCGCCTTCGCGGATCGCCTCGTCCTCGCCGGCCCGGTGGCCCTGCGCATAGCCATCCTCGTAGCCCTGCTGGCGCGCCTCTTCGCGGATCGCCGCCAGTTCTTCCTCGCTCGGGCCGGCCGGCATCATGGGCGGGGGCGGGGCGTTCAGTTCGCGTTCATACTCGGCCTGGCGCGCGCGCGCCTCGGCGGCCTGCTGCTGTGCCGCCTGCGAATTTGCCTGCTCGGCGCGGGTACGGGTCTCCGCTTCTTCCTTCTCGCGCGCCGCCACCGTGCTGGGGCGCAGATCGCCGAACGACTTCAATTCCCAGCGCTGGAATGCGGGTTGTGCATCTTTCGGAAAAGTAGCCAAGCGATTACCTCTTCAACAACTTTAATAACAACATTTCCTGGAAACAGGGGTCAGACCCTGGTTTTAAGGAAATCAACGAACAAGAAGTTTCCTGGAAACAGGGGTCTGACCCCTGTTTTAAGGCAATTAAACGAACGAATCCTCGCCCTTGCCACCCAGGACGATCTGCCCTTCGTCGGCCAGTCGCCGCACGATCTGCAGGATGCCCTTTTGCTGCGTTTCCACTTCCGACAACCGCACCGGCCCCTTCGATTCCAGGTCTTCGCGCATCATCTCGCTGGCGCGCGCCGACATGTTCTTGAAGATCTTCTCGCGCAATTCCTGCGAGGCGCCCTTCAGCGCGATGATCAGCATTTCCGACTGCACTTCGCGCAGCAGCAGCTGGATGCCGCGGTCGTCGATGTCGATCAGGTTGTCGAACACGAACATTTCGTCCATGATCTTCTGCGCCATGTCGTTGTCGTAGTTCTTGATGTTCTCCATGACGGAGTTTTCCTGCTCGCCGCTCATGAAGTTCAGGATCTCGGCCGCGGTGCGCACGCCGCCCAGGGTGGACTTCTTGATGTTCTCGTTGCCCGAGAGCAGCTTGGTCAGCACGTCGTTCAGCTCGCGCAGGGCGGCCGGCTGTACGCCGTCCAGCGTGGCGATCCGCAGCACCGCGTCATTGCGCAAGCGGTCTGTAAAGTGTCCCAGAATTTCGCAAGCCTGGTCGCGCTCCAGGTGCACGAGGATGGTGGCGATGATCTGCGGGTGCTCGTTCCTGATCAGTTCGGCAACGGATTGCGAATCCATCCACTTCAGGCTTTCGATGCCCGAAGCATCCTTGCCACCCAGGATGCGCGACAGCAGTACGGACGCCTTGTCGTCGCCCAGCGCCTTGGTGAGCACCTGGCGGATGTACTCGTCGGAATCGAGGCCCACCGTGGAGGCGGCGGCCACCTCGTCGCGAAAGCCGTCCAGCACGTCGACCACCTGCTCGTGCGGCACGTTCTTCATCGTCGCCATCGCCGCGCCCAGCTTCAGCACTTCGCGCGGCCCCAGGAACTTCATCACTTCCGCGGCTTCGGCTTCACCCATCGCCAGCATCAGGATCGCTGCCTTTTGCAGCCCGGTATTTTCAGTCATTGTTGCCTATCCATGCCTTGATCACGTTGGCGACGATCCGTGGGTCTTCGTTGGCCAGTTTCTTGGCCAGCGCCAGGTTGTCGCGGTAAGTCCGCGCCGTGCTTTCTTCGAGCGCAGCCATTTCCTGCGCGCGGATTTCTTCTTCCGTCGGGCCGGCCGGTTCCTCGATGATTTCTTCCTCGGGTTCGGGCTCGGGTGCGTTGATCTCGTCGATCTTCTTGAACACGGGCCGCATCATCGGGCGCACCACGCGCAGCAGGATGTACAGCAGGATCAGGGCCACGATCGCGAACTTGGCGATCTCGGCGGCCAGCGGCAGGTTGGCCGGGTCGCGCCACCAGTCAAGCACGGGCGCGGCCGGCGCATCGATGCCGTCGAACGGCACGTTGGCCACGCTGACGGAGTCGCCGCGGTCCTGGTTGAAGCCCATCGCTTCGCGCACGAGGCTGTTGATCTTCGCCATTTCCTCGGCGCTCAAGGGGCGCACCGTCACCTTGCCGGTCGCATCCACGATGCGGCGGTAGTTGACCACCACGCCCACCGTCATGCGCTTCAGGCCGGCGATGGCTTTCTGCTCGTAGCGCACGGTCTTGTCGACTTCGTAGTTGGTCGTCGATTCCTTGTGGCCGGGCAGGGTGCCTGGCGTACCGGCGCCAGGGGGCACGGTGCCCGGCGGCACCGCTTCAGCTGGCGGCTCGGTCGCCAGCGGCGCGGTCGCAGTGCCGGGTGGCTGGTTCGACAGCGCACCGGGCACGCCATTCGGATTGGCGTTCGGGGTGCCCGTGGTTTCGCTGCTCTGCTGGCTGCGGATCGCCGAGGGCGCCGGCTGCGAATTGGGCTTGTACGATTCGGCGGCCTGCTCGACGGCGGAAAAGTCCACGTCGGCCACCGCTTCGGCGCGCACGTTCTGGTCGCCGACGATGGGTTTGACGATGTTCTCGACCTGCTTGATGATCTGGTTCTGCAGCTCCTGCACGTATTTCAGCTGGGTCGCGTCCAGGCTCTTGATGCCGGTCTTGCTGTCCTTGTTCTGGTTCGACAGCAGGTTGCCCTGCTGGTCGACGACAGTGACGTTGGCCGGCGCCAGGTCCGGCACGCTGGAGGCCACCAGGTGCACGATGGCGCTGACCTGGCCGGGATCGATCGAGCGGTTCGGATGCAGCGTGAGCACGACGGACGCGGTGGGGTGCTGCTGCTCGCGCACGAACACGGAGGGCTTCGGCATGGCCAGGTGCACGCGGGCGGCCTGCACGCTGCCCAGCGATTCGACGGACTTGGCCAGTTCGCCTTCCAGCGCGCGCTGGTAATTGACCTGCTCGAGGAACTGCGAGATCCCCAGCTTCTGGTTCTCCATCAGTTCAAAGCCCACGTTGCCGCCCTTCGGCAGGCCTTGGGAAGCGAGGCGCAGGCGGGTGGCGGCCACCTGGTCCTCGGGGATCAGGATCGCGTTGCCGCCTTCGCTGAACTTGTAGGGCAC is part of the Pseudoduganella lutea genome and encodes:
- the fliI gene encoding flagellar protein export ATPase FliI translates to MDTQVQGPEEHANRWRSYLNDCGTLLDFVEPMVVSGRVTRVAGLVMEAVGLRLAVGAACTVPLPAGGKVEAEVVGFEGDRLFLMPQSDVEGIVPGTRVFPIEPTIPKPGSVTHRRRRTSDRARQLPAGPELLGRVVDAAGRPLDGLGPINCTESAPINVRPANPLGRAPIVETLNVGVRCINGMLTVGRGQRMGLFAGSGVGKSVLLGMMARYTEADVIVVGLIGERGREVKEFIEHILGEEGLARSVVVAAPADTPPLMRMQGAAYSTAIAEHFRDKGKDVLLIMDSLTRYAMAQREIALAIGEPPATKGYPPSVFAKLPVLVERAGNGELGGGSITAFYTVLTEGDDQQDPIADSARAILDGHIVLNRRLAEAGHYPAIDIEQSISRAMHSITSHDHQTKARRLKQLFSIYERSRDLIAVGAYTPGTDPKIDEAIKLHDRIEHFLQQKITERVDMSESLEQLATLFD
- a CDS encoding flagellar assembly protein FliH, with protein sequence MATFPKDAQPAFQRWELKSFGDLRPSTVAAREKEEAETRTRAEQANSQAAQQQAAEARARQAEYERELNAPPPPMMPAGPSEEELAAIREEARQQGYEDGYAQGHRAGEDEAIREGEEALKAALAPLADLANNFSEALRGADQLIANDVLDLALHLARNMLKQALPVKPEFIVPIVQDAIAYLPTMQKPAVLFLHPDDAAIIRGAMGEELDKGGWIVSDDMSIERGGCRIDTPSNQIDAQVQARWTRLAHAVGKNLDWLEGE
- the fliF gene encoding flagellar basal-body MS-ring/collar protein FliF is translated as MAAAAEPLDLDANAAGDARPPFYKTPLGKNLIRGGAVAAVIAVIVMVWLWQSQPEYRVLFANYSDRDGGAITAALDQMQVPYKFSEGGNAILIPEDQVAATRLRLASQGLPKGGNVGFELMENQKLGISQFLEQVNYQRALEGELAKSVESLGSVQAARVHLAMPKPSVFVREQQHPTASVVLTLHPNRSIDPGQVSAIVHLVASSVPDLAPANVTVVDQQGNLLSNQNKDSKTGIKSLDATQLKYVQELQNQIIKQVENIVKPIVGDQNVRAEAVADVDFSAVEQAAESYKPNSQPAPSAIRSQQSSETTGTPNANPNGVPGALSNQPPGTATAPLATEPPAEAVPPGTVPPGAGTPGTLPGHKESTTNYEVDKTVRYEQKAIAGLKRMTVGVVVNYRRIVDATGKVTVRPLSAEEMAKINSLVREAMGFNQDRGDSVSVANVPFDGIDAPAAPVLDWWRDPANLPLAAEIAKFAIVALILLYILLRVVRPMMRPVFKKIDEINAPEPEPEEEIIEEPAGPTEEEIRAQEMAALEESTARTYRDNLALAKKLANEDPRIVANVIKAWIGNND
- the fliM gene encoding flagellar motor switch protein FliM, whose amino-acid sequence is MADNFLSQEEVDALLKGVNGDQDDVAAPEEVAGVRTYNLATQERIVRGRMPTLEIINERFARLLRVGLFNFLRRSAEVSVGSVRVSKYSEFIRNLVVPTNLNLVHMKPLRGTALMVFDPGLVFLLVDNLFGGDGRFHTRVEGRDFTATEQRIILRILDIVFEAYTKSWEPVFPVEFEYIRSEMNTQFANIATPNEVVVASTFTVELGSVSGQIHFCMPYSMIEPIRDALTSSLQGEALEVDKRWIRLMTQQIQIAEVELVARLGTAKVSFDDILNFRVGDVIPLNIPETIEATVDGVPVLDCTYGVLNGQYALKVERLLANSDNLSK
- the fliJ gene encoding flagellar export protein FliJ; the encoded protein is MASTSQLETLIDMARTETDEAAKRLGAALKAVTDAEDKLNMLVGYRDEYSRKFLANQQAGITPMAYRNFQAFMEKLDTAIHGQEEVLRQTRKRGELEKATWQAAERKRVSYSTLRDREEAKQQKVEAKRDQKAMDEHASRQAFFRR
- a CDS encoding flagellar hook-length control protein FliK — protein: MQTQSIQSQQPNKPQPSKSASLPSNDFQNALALEIDRQPVCAAPEQQPSPAQAHARQSRTTQAAKPVQQAQGASQAERAEASANAAASDGKPVSAEAAPAGDAKAAADDATDTAATDTVPAADPAAGMLAMLAAYGQLATKVEAKAELPETPLDTDAAALAALQTDKASKATLADLAADARAGKAQAGGTSALQDAGEDRLLKTGGGLSTDAKTEAFDAQLAANLADAAPVAQPVPPAAQAMAASVQAANAVAANQLQARVGSNAWEQQLGQKVVWMVAGGDQSASLTLNPPDLGPLQVVLSVSNDSATATFTAHQPETRQAIENALPKLREMMSEAGITLGDASVSAGSQEQQQAFAEQARGSRGGGRYGDGGDADAAEEAQPVIRRTVLGAVDTFA
- the fliG gene encoding flagellar motor switch protein FliG translates to MTENTGLQKAAILMLAMGEAEAAEVMKFLGPREVLKLGAAMATMKNVPHEQVVDVLDGFRDEVAAASTVGLDSDEYIRQVLTKALGDDKASVLLSRILGGKDASGIESLKWMDSQSVAELIRNEHPQIIATILVHLERDQACEILGHFTDRLRNDAVLRIATLDGVQPAALRELNDVLTKLLSGNENIKKSTLGGVRTAAEILNFMSGEQENSVMENIKNYDNDMAQKIMDEMFVFDNLIDIDDRGIQLLLREVQSEMLIIALKGASQELREKIFKNMSARASEMMREDLESKGPVRLSEVETQQKGILQIVRRLADEGQIVLGGKGEDSFV
- the fliL gene encoding flagellar basal body-associated protein FliL, with product MKADPKAEAAPAGGGSKKLVIILIAVLVLVLGGGGAAAFFLMKGGDAAEAEHEEETAKPKKKKKKKQDEGPPVYVPVEPFTVNLNPEEGEQYLQLAFTLQVPDAEQSDAIKNNMPKVRSRILLLLSSKKASEINTPEGKTALAEEIMKQVNEPFQDHGDEQEVSEVLFTSFIIQ